In Clostridia bacterium, the following proteins share a genomic window:
- a CDS encoding GAF domain-containing protein: SVTMASYPDLHGLVILKTGNYTARHGNTAMSSVGYLGYSITAGIILGNYPLGEELCRVAIALADKYGNSASSSIIYFVAGALISHWTRPAREGLAYLEEAVRHGVEAGDVLIMGYAQVLLLEMPYWMGLPLEEFKQLVHRKGRIARQLKHDNLLNNVALYEKLVSLLQEREEGETPPGIKAARWQESGVREIVQKDGASLGTYHILDLYLNYLAGNYAAALQAAEQVYPFMGSIQGFLISAEFVFYHSLAIAACFRELPACERRRYRRIFRKNLRQVEKWASFCPENFAHKHWLLAAEKARLEGRVEEAMGLYDRAAQSAQENGYRQNQALACELAAKFYLSLGLKRVAGAYMEDAFRGYCRWGAFAKADQLAACYPDLLAGARRPGETLEEAPAAVREGVAGLVMPGAGEITAGMGMLQLAGEAAAAAGEAGIQKLFAAFLAHAMKVLGADKGYLIMEKSDEFFVELARENHRELPAEQAVPLEEFPLLPKAVIRYVARTLKTVAFNHREQWGIFAVDPYLAEYNPKSVVCLPLLFQGIPYGVAYFENSILPGVFGEEQLEAVKLMAAQMAYVNQVKSYLMHRGERLQKKGNGQLVEPLSERELEVLRLIAAGLSNKEIAERLDMTVNTAKTHIRNIYGKLQVNRRVQAVEKAKQMHIL, translated from the coding sequence TCGGTCACCATGGCCAGTTATCCGGACCTACACGGTTTAGTCATCCTCAAAACGGGTAACTATACGGCCCGGCACGGCAACACGGCAATGAGTTCCGTGGGCTACCTGGGTTACAGCATCACGGCGGGCATCATTCTCGGAAATTACCCGTTAGGAGAAGAGCTGTGCCGGGTGGCCATTGCCCTGGCGGACAAATACGGTAACAGCGCTTCCAGCAGCATCATTTATTTTGTGGCCGGGGCCCTGATTTCCCATTGGACCAGGCCTGCCCGGGAGGGCCTTGCTTACTTGGAGGAAGCGGTGCGACACGGCGTCGAAGCAGGGGATGTGCTGATCATGGGGTATGCCCAGGTGCTGCTCCTGGAAATGCCCTACTGGATGGGCCTTCCCTTGGAAGAATTCAAGCAGCTGGTGCACCGGAAGGGACGGATTGCCCGGCAGCTTAAGCATGACAATTTACTGAACAATGTGGCCCTCTATGAGAAACTGGTGTCCCTGTTGCAGGAGAGGGAGGAGGGCGAAACCCCGCCGGGCATCAAAGCCGCCCGGTGGCAAGAAAGCGGGGTACGGGAAATTGTTCAAAAGGACGGCGCCTCTTTGGGCACCTATCATATTCTGGACTTGTATTTAAACTACCTGGCCGGGAATTATGCGGCGGCTCTCCAAGCGGCGGAGCAAGTTTATCCTTTCATGGGTTCCATCCAGGGGTTCCTGATTAGCGCGGAGTTCGTGTTCTATCACTCCCTGGCCATTGCGGCATGTTTCCGGGAGCTCCCTGCTTGCGAACGGAGGAGGTACCGGCGGATCTTTCGCAAAAACCTGCGGCAGGTCGAGAAATGGGCTTCTTTCTGCCCGGAGAATTTTGCCCATAAACACTGGCTGCTGGCGGCGGAAAAAGCCCGGCTGGAAGGCCGCGTGGAAGAGGCCATGGGTCTCTACGACCGGGCCGCCCAATCGGCGCAAGAAAACGGTTACCGGCAGAACCAGGCCCTGGCCTGCGAGCTGGCGGCGAAGTTTTACTTATCCTTAGGCCTGAAAAGGGTGGCCGGCGCTTATATGGAAGATGCTTTCCGCGGGTACTGCCGCTGGGGGGCTTTCGCCAAAGCGGACCAGCTGGCGGCTTGTTACCCGGACTTGCTGGCCGGGGCGCGCCGGCCCGGAGAAACCTTAGAGGAAGCCCCCGCTGCTGTAAGAGAAGGGGTGGCCGGATTGGTGATGCCCGGAGCAGGCGAAATCACGGCCGGTATGGGAATGCTGCAGTTGGCCGGTGAAGCGGCGGCCGCCGCCGGTGAGGCCGGCATTCAAAAGCTGTTTGCCGCTTTCTTGGCTCATGCCATGAAAGTACTGGGGGCGGATAAGGGCTACCTGATCATGGAAAAGAGCGACGAGTTTTTTGTGGAGCTAGCGAGGGAAAACCACCGGGAGCTGCCGGCGGAGCAGGCGGTACCCTTGGAAGAGTTTCCCCTGCTCCCTAAAGCCGTCATCCGGTATGTGGCCAGGACCCTGAAAACCGTCGCTTTTAACCACCGGGAGCAGTGGGGCATCTTTGCTGTGGACCCCTACCTGGCGGAGTACAATCCCAAGTCCGTGGTCTGCTTGCCCTTGCTGTTTCAGGGCATACCTTACGGCGTCGCCTATTTTGAAAACAGCATACTGCCGGGGGTATTCGGGGAAGAACAACTGGAAGCAGTGAAATTGATGGCTGCCCAGATGGCTTATGTGAACCAGGTGAAATCCTACTTGATGCACCGGGGAGAGCGGCTGCAGAAGAAAGGCAACGGCCAGTTGGTAGAACCCCTGTCGGAGCGGGAATTGGAAGTATTGCGTTTAATTGCGGCCGGGCTGTCTAATAAAGAAATAGCGGAAAGGCTGGATATGACCGTCAACACGGCCAAAACCCACATCAGGAACATCTACGGGAAATTGCAGGTGAACCGGAGGGTACAAGCGGTGGAAAAGGCCAAGCAGATGCATATATTGTAG